Proteins encoded in a region of the Armatimonadota bacterium genome:
- a CDS encoding class I SAM-dependent methyltransferase: MSTTETQIATFKQRVESDWGGMEAAAAWQKHYKSMRDQLAPVTQAIVEAANPQSGMNILDLASGTGDPALSLARRVAPGGTVTATDFNPHMLAALRQNALDEGVANVLTHDCDAHELPFEDHRFDIVTSRFGVMFCGELDRALSGVRRVLKSSGRIAFLVWGAPAPGTYFGSAVVPYVKRMAEKPDPDGPGPMRFAEPGKLVKIVEKAGFTGVQEVSLTLPTPFPGTARALLDQLFEIAAPFRNLADALSPGDRRAADQEALDNLTALERDGWVHVKAPVIIVTATSP, translated from the coding sequence ATGAGCACGACTGAAACTCAAATCGCGACCTTCAAGCAGCGCGTCGAGTCCGATTGGGGCGGAATGGAAGCCGCTGCGGCTTGGCAGAAACACTACAAGTCGATGCGGGACCAACTGGCCCCGGTCACGCAAGCCATCGTCGAAGCCGCCAATCCGCAGTCGGGCATGAATATCCTGGACCTGGCATCGGGCACCGGAGACCCGGCGCTTTCATTGGCGCGAAGGGTGGCGCCCGGCGGCACCGTCACCGCAACCGACTTCAACCCTCACATGCTCGCGGCCCTGCGTCAGAACGCTCTCGACGAAGGCGTCGCCAACGTCTTGACGCACGATTGCGATGCACACGAGTTGCCTTTTGAGGATCATCGATTCGACATCGTCACGTCTCGGTTCGGCGTGATGTTTTGTGGCGAGCTGGATCGGGCGCTGAGCGGGGTCCGCCGAGTCTTGAAGAGCAGTGGTAGGATCGCATTCCTCGTTTGGGGTGCGCCCGCGCCTGGAACCTATTTCGGATCGGCGGTGGTGCCCTATGTCAAGCGCATGGCGGAAAAGCCTGACCCCGATGGGCCCGGACCGATGCGATTTGCAGAGCCTGGAAAGCTGGTCAAGATCGTCGAGAAGGCGGGGTTCACGGGAGTGCAAGAAGTGTCGCTGACTCTACCGACTCCCTTCCCAGGGACCGCAAGAGCCCTGCTCGACCAGTTGTTCGAGATTGCCGCTCCGTTCCGGAACCTCGCGGACGCCTTGTCACCTGGGGACCGGCGTGCCGCCGACCAAGAGGCACTGGACAACTTGACGGCATTGGAGCGAGACGGGTGGGTTCACGTGAAGGCGCCCGTCATCATCGTTACGGCCACGTCGCCGTAG